One genomic segment of Burkholderiaceae bacterium includes these proteins:
- the ahpF gene encoding alkyl hydroperoxide reductase subunit F, translating into MLDQDIKQQLAAYLERVQEPFEMVATLGEDAKSAELRELLQEVASMRPDKITLRTDGTDARVPSFTLARPGSGTQLTFAAIPMGHEFTSLILALLWTGGHPPKVAPEVLEQIKALDTDLDFEAYISLSCHNCPDVVQALSLMAIFNPRVKVTVIDGGLFQDEIQARDIMGVPTVFQGGQMFHSGRTSLEEILQKVDTGAARRDADRLSAKAPFEVLIVGGGPAGAAAAIYTARKGIRTGIVTERFGGQVNDTLEIANYPGVPETTGPQYAAALEQHVRNYEVDVITAQSVAELIPAAEAGGLVTVKLANGGRLQSRSVILATGARWRNVGVPGEQEYKTKGVAYCPSCDGPLFKGKDVAVIGGGNSGVEAAIDLAGVVHHVTVLEFMPEMKADAVLIKKLQSLPNVTVHTNAQTTEITGEGGKVSGLKFKHRGDGTEARVDLEGVFVQIGLVPNTEWLGDTVGRSRFGEIEVNARGETNVPGVFAAGDCTTVPYKQIVVAAGAGSTAALSAFDYLIRTPAP; encoded by the coding sequence ATGTTGGACCAGGACATCAAGCAACAACTCGCGGCCTACCTCGAGCGCGTGCAAGAGCCGTTCGAGATGGTGGCGACCCTGGGCGAGGACGCCAAGTCGGCCGAGCTGCGCGAGCTGCTGCAAGAAGTCGCCAGCATGCGCCCCGACAAGATCACCCTGCGCACCGACGGCACGGATGCACGCGTGCCCTCCTTCACTCTGGCACGCCCGGGCAGCGGCACGCAGCTGACCTTTGCCGCCATCCCCATGGGGCACGAGTTCACCTCGCTGATTCTGGCCCTGCTGTGGACGGGCGGGCACCCGCCCAAGGTCGCGCCCGAAGTCCTCGAGCAGATCAAGGCGCTGGACACCGACCTGGACTTCGAGGCCTACATCAGCCTGTCGTGCCACAACTGCCCCGACGTGGTGCAGGCGCTCTCGCTCATGGCCATCTTCAACCCGCGCGTCAAGGTCACCGTCATCGACGGCGGCCTGTTCCAGGACGAAATCCAGGCGCGCGACATCATGGGCGTGCCCACCGTGTTCCAGGGCGGGCAGATGTTCCACAGTGGCCGCACCTCGCTGGAGGAAATCCTGCAGAAGGTGGACACCGGCGCCGCCCGGCGCGACGCCGACAGACTCAGCGCCAAGGCGCCGTTCGAGGTGCTCATCGTCGGCGGCGGCCCGGCCGGCGCGGCCGCGGCCATCTACACCGCGCGCAAGGGCATCCGCACCGGCATCGTCACCGAGCGCTTCGGCGGCCAGGTCAACGACACGCTGGAGATCGCCAACTACCCCGGCGTGCCCGAGACCACCGGCCCGCAGTACGCGGCCGCGCTGGAGCAGCACGTGCGCAACTACGAGGTGGACGTCATCACCGCGCAAAGCGTGGCCGAGCTGATTCCGGCCGCTGAAGCCGGCGGCCTCGTCACCGTCAAGCTGGCCAACGGCGGGCGCCTGCAAAGCCGCAGCGTCATCCTGGCCACCGGTGCGCGCTGGCGCAACGTGGGCGTGCCCGGCGAGCAGGAATACAAGACCAAGGGCGTGGCCTATTGCCCCAGCTGCGACGGCCCGCTGTTCAAGGGCAAGGACGTGGCCGTGATCGGCGGCGGCAACTCGGGCGTCGAGGCCGCCATCGACCTGGCCGGCGTGGTCCATCACGTCACCGTGCTCGAGTTCATGCCCGAGATGAAGGCCGACGCGGTGCTGATCAAAAAGTTGCAAAGCCTGCCCAACGTCACCGTGCACACCAATGCGCAGACGACCGAGATCACCGGCGAAGGCGGCAAGGTCAGCGGCCTGAAGTTCAAGCACCGCGGCGACGGCACCGAGGCCAGGGTCGACCTGGAGGGCGTGTTCGTGCAGATCGGCCTGGTGCCCAACACCGAATGGCTGGGCGACACCGTGGGGCGCAGCAGGTTCGGCGAGATCGAGGTCAACGCCCGGGGCGAAACCAACGTGCCCGGCGTGTTTGCCGCCGGCGACTGCACCACCGTGCCCTACAAGCAGATCGTGGTGGCGGCCGGAGCCGGGTCGACTGCCGCGCTCAGCGCCTTCGATTACCTGATCCGCACGCCGGCACCCTGA
- a CDS encoding DNA methylase produces the protein MESRYRYRYSAAIVYNNFPWPLYADGFEQNKALAGVQKAQEAIEKEVQAVLDARAQFAASSLADLYDPLTMPPALLKAHQRLDAAVDKAHQLAGGPRAYANDAARVAFLFTLYQRITSLLPAAGAAGKKPRRA, from the coding sequence CTGGAAAGCCGCTACCGCTACCGCTACTCCGCCGCCATCGTCTACAACAACTTCCCCTGGCCCCTGTACGCCGATGGTTTTGAGCAAAACAAGGCTCTAGCCGGCGTGCAGAAAGCGCAAGAAGCTATCGAAAAAGAAGTGCAGGCGGTGCTGGACGCGCGCGCGCAGTTTGCCGCCAGCAGCCTGGCCGACCTGTACGACCCGCTCACCATGCCGCCCGCCCTGCTCAAGGCGCACCAGCGGCTGGACGCGGCGGTGGACAAGGCCCATCAGCTCGCCGGCGGCCCCCGGGCCTACGCCAACGACGCCGCGCGCGTGGCCTTTTTGTTCACGCTGTACCAGCGCATCACCAGCCTGCTGCCGGCGGCGGGCGCGGCGGGCAAAAAGCCGCGCCGCGCATAG
- a CDS encoding DNA methylase: MQKAQEAIEKEVQAVLDARTQFAASSLADLYDPLTMPPALLKAHQRLDAAVDKAHQLAGGPRAYANDAARVAFLFTLYQRITSLLPAAASPYPYGKKSCGITGSIYNFFSSFQLKRVE, translated from the coding sequence GTGCAGAAAGCGCAGGAAGCTATCGAAAAAGAAGTGCAGGCGGTGCTGGACGCGCGCACGCAGTTTGCCGCCAGCAGCCTGGCCGACCTGTACGACCCGCTCACCATGCCGCCCGCCCTGCTCAAGGCGCACCAGCGGCTGGACGCCGCGGTGGACAAGGCCCATCAGCTCGCCGGCGGCCCCCGGGCCTACGCCAACGACGCCGCGCGCGTGGCTTTTTTGTTCACGCTGTACCAGCGCATCACCAGCCTGCTGCCGGCGGCCGCGTCCCCATATCCCTATGGCAAAAAAAGTTGCGGCATAACCGGGAGCATTTATAATTTTTTCAGTTCGTTTCAATTGAAGCGAGTTGAGTGA
- a CDS encoding LysR family transcriptional regulator, giving the protein MADPDAPEPPAQPALPLHSRQSLARRLRLQQLMVFEQAVASGSLLAAAGELAMTQPAVSKSIQELEAQVGGALFVRGKRGVALTEFGRRFEPHAASVLAELRQLAETLNTTHAGARGQVVVGTLISASAALLPEAIERLRRGAPDVVVTVRVGPNTLLFPLLARGELDVVVGALPGPAALAAAGTEPARLAHQPLYEEALRVVVSAQHPLARRRKLVLAELMALDWIVPTPDSMAWPSVRAFFGAAGLPARRIESVSILTNLALLAGGSMVALMPQAAAERFAQLGQLAVLPIRGLGAFGAVGYTVRADRAPSAATERFLAALRAVGERLGRGR; this is encoded by the coding sequence ATGGCCGACCCCGACGCTCCTGAGCCCCCCGCGCAGCCCGCCTTGCCGCTCCATTCGCGCCAGTCGCTGGCGCGCCGGCTGCGCCTGCAGCAGTTGATGGTCTTCGAGCAGGCGGTGGCCTCGGGCTCGCTGCTGGCGGCCGCCGGCGAACTGGCGATGACGCAGCCGGCCGTCAGCAAGTCGATCCAGGAGCTGGAGGCGCAGGTCGGCGGCGCGCTGTTCGTGCGCGGCAAGCGCGGCGTGGCGCTGACCGAGTTTGGCCGCCGCTTCGAGCCGCACGCCGCCAGCGTGCTGGCCGAGCTGCGCCAGCTGGCCGAGACGCTGAACACGACCCACGCGGGCGCCCGCGGCCAGGTGGTGGTGGGCACGCTGATCAGCGCCTCGGCCGCGCTGCTGCCCGAGGCGATCGAGCGGCTGCGCCGCGGCGCGCCCGACGTGGTGGTGACCGTGCGCGTGGGGCCCAACACCCTGCTGTTTCCGCTGCTGGCGCGCGGCGAGCTGGACGTGGTGGTGGGCGCCCTGCCCGGCCCGGCGGCGCTGGCGGCGGCCGGCACCGAGCCCGCGCGGCTGGCCCACCAGCCCCTGTACGAGGAGGCGCTGCGCGTGGTGGTGAGCGCACAACACCCGCTGGCGCGCCGGCGCAAGCTGGTGCTGGCCGAACTGATGGCGCTGGACTGGATCGTGCCCACGCCCGACTCCATGGCCTGGCCCTCGGTGCGCGCCTTTTTCGGCGCGGCGGGGCTGCCGGCGCGGCGCATCGAGTCGGTGTCGATCCTGACCAACCTGGCGCTGCTAGCCGGCGGCTCCATGGTGGCGCTGATGCCGCAGGCCGCGGCCGAGCGCTTTGCCCAGCTGGGCCAGCTGGCGGTTCTGCCCATCCGCGGCCTGGGCGCGTTCGGCGCCGTGGGCTACACGGTGCGCGCCGACCGCGCCCCCAGCGCCGCCACCGAGCGCTTTCTGGCGGCGCTGCGGGCGGTGGGCGAGCGCCTGGGCCGCGGCCGTTGA
- a CDS encoding 2-hydroxymuconic semialdehyde dehydrogenase — MTERFALPPSLVEIRNYVDGAFVATGKTFDNVSPLTGRVLAPVHEADAALVDRAVRAARRALDEGPWGRSTVEERATALHRVADVIERRFDDFLAAEIADTGRPLAQARKLDVYRGIANFRTFADLGKTAHGDFFETNLADGTRLINYTTRKPLGVVASISPWNLPILSLTWKAAPALICGNAIVCKPSEETPSSATLIAEAFDEAGVPPGVFNVVHGFGPGSAGEALTRHPGIDAVTFTGESRTGAAIMRTVADGVKEVSFELGGKNAAIVFADCDFDAAVEGVIRSSFTNTGQVCLCSERVYVEQPIFERFVAALKARTEALKIGWPDEPGVDMGSLISREHREKVLSYYRLAVEEGATVVAGGGVPHFGDERDGGAFVQPTIWTGLPDGARCLNEEVFGPVCHLAPFDSEDEVLRRANASDYGLAASVWTTNLSRAHRVGPRLHVGIVWVNTWFSRDLRTPFGGVKLSGIGREGGRWSLDFYSETSNICIKV, encoded by the coding sequence ATGACCGAACGCTTCGCACTGCCACCCTCGCTGGTCGAAATCCGCAACTACGTGGACGGCGCCTTCGTCGCCACCGGCAAGACCTTCGACAACGTCAGCCCGCTCACCGGCCGCGTGCTGGCGCCGGTGCACGAGGCCGACGCCGCGCTGGTGGACCGTGCCGTGCGCGCCGCGCGCCGGGCGCTGGACGAGGGCCCCTGGGGCCGCTCGACGGTCGAAGAGCGCGCCACCGCGCTGCACCGCGTGGCCGACGTGATCGAGCGGCGCTTCGACGACTTCCTGGCCGCCGAGATCGCCGACACCGGCCGCCCGCTGGCGCAGGCGCGCAAGCTGGACGTGTACCGCGGCATCGCCAACTTCCGCACCTTCGCCGACCTGGGCAAGACCGCGCACGGCGACTTCTTCGAGACCAACCTGGCCGACGGCACCCGGCTGATCAACTACACCACGCGCAAGCCGCTGGGGGTGGTGGCCAGCATCTCGCCGTGGAATTTGCCCATCCTGTCGCTGACCTGGAAGGCCGCGCCGGCGCTGATCTGCGGCAACGCCATCGTCTGCAAGCCGTCGGAGGAAACGCCCTCGTCGGCCACGCTGATCGCCGAGGCCTTCGACGAGGCGGGCGTGCCGCCGGGCGTGTTCAACGTGGTGCACGGCTTCGGCCCCGGCTCGGCCGGCGAGGCGCTGACGCGCCACCCCGGCATCGACGCCGTCACCTTCACCGGCGAATCGCGCACCGGCGCCGCCATCATGCGGACGGTGGCCGACGGGGTGAAGGAAGTCTCCTTCGAGCTGGGCGGCAAGAACGCCGCCATCGTGTTTGCCGACTGCGACTTCGACGCCGCGGTCGAGGGTGTAATCCGCTCCAGCTTCACCAACACCGGCCAGGTCTGCCTGTGCTCGGAGCGGGTGTACGTGGAGCAGCCGATCTTCGAGCGCTTCGTCGCCGCGCTGAAGGCGCGCACCGAGGCCCTGAAGATCGGCTGGCCCGACGAGCCGGGCGTGGACATGGGCTCGCTGATCTCGCGCGAGCACCGCGAGAAGGTGCTGTCGTACTACCGGCTGGCCGTCGAGGAAGGCGCCACCGTGGTCGCCGGCGGCGGCGTACCGCATTTCGGCGACGAGCGCGATGGCGGCGCCTTCGTGCAACCCACCATCTGGACCGGCCTGCCCGACGGCGCGCGCTGCCTGAACGAGGAGGTGTTCGGCCCGGTGTGCCACCTTGCCCCCTTCGACAGCGAAGACGAGGTGCTGCGGCGCGCCAACGCCAGCGACTACGGCCTGGCTGCCAGCGTGTGGACCACCAACCTCTCGCGCGCACACCGCGTCGGCCCCCGGCTGCACGTGGGCATCGTGTGGGTCAACACCTGGTTCTCGCGCGACCTGCGCACGCCCTTCGGCGGCGTCAAGCTGTCGGGCATCGGCCGCGAGGGCGGGCGCTGGTCGCTGGACTTCTATTCCGAAACCAGCAACATCTGCATCAAGGTCTGA
- a CDS encoding RidA family protein: protein MSTHQDKSAQATVVSGKATPRGKFPHIKRAGDFLYVSGTSSRRPDNSFAGAQADAMGVTTLDIRMQTRAVIENIQGILRSAGAELSDLVEAQAFLVNMNDFGGYNEVWGEFFDYDGPTRTTVAVHQLPHPHLLIEIKAVAYKPVQA, encoded by the coding sequence ATGAGCACCCACCAGGACAAGAGCGCCCAGGCCACGGTGGTCAGCGGCAAGGCCACGCCGCGCGGCAAGTTTCCGCACATCAAGCGCGCGGGCGACTTCCTGTACGTCTCGGGCACCAGCTCGCGCCGCCCCGACAACAGCTTTGCCGGCGCCCAGGCCGACGCCATGGGCGTGACCACGCTGGACATCCGGATGCAGACGCGCGCGGTGATCGAGAACATCCAGGGCATCCTGCGCAGCGCTGGCGCCGAGCTGAGCGACCTGGTGGAGGCGCAGGCCTTCCTGGTCAACATGAACGATTTCGGCGGCTACAACGAGGTGTGGGGCGAGTTCTTCGACTACGACGGCCCCACCCGCACCACGGTGGCGGTGCACCAGCTGCCGCACCCGCACCTGCTGATCGAGATCAAGGCCGTGGCCTACAAGCCGGTGCAAGCCTGA
- the nbaC gene encoding 3-hydroxyanthranilate 3,4-dioxygenase, with protein MNPKYGLPKNLMGWVDANRASLKPPVNNAALFPDGNYIINMVGGGNTRTDFHDNPTEEIFYQIKGTAYLNIWDRGKFDRIDLKEGDVWLMEPHLQHSPQRPDPNGLCFLVELKRPKAAIDTLNWYCPKCATLVWGASMELQDLVADLPRTYEVFYALSDAERTCKHCGTVHPGKDYAAWHAIRQAHA; from the coding sequence ATGAACCCCAAGTACGGATTGCCCAAGAACCTGATGGGCTGGGTCGACGCCAACCGCGCCAGCCTCAAGCCCCCGGTCAACAACGCGGCGCTGTTTCCGGACGGCAACTACATCATCAACATGGTGGGCGGCGGCAACACGCGCACCGACTTCCACGACAACCCGACGGAAGAAATCTTCTACCAGATCAAGGGCACGGCCTACCTCAACATCTGGGACCGCGGCAAGTTCGACCGCATCGACCTGAAGGAAGGCGACGTGTGGCTGATGGAGCCGCACCTGCAGCACTCGCCGCAGCGCCCCGACCCGAACGGCCTGTGCTTCCTGGTCGAGCTCAAGCGCCCCAAGGCCGCCATCGACACCCTGAACTGGTACTGCCCCAAGTGCGCCACCCTGGTGTGGGGCGCCAGCATGGAGCTGCAAGACCTGGTGGCCGACCTGCCACGCACCTACGAGGTCTTCTATGCCTTGAGCGACGCCGAAAGAACCTGCAAGCACTGCGGCACCGTGCACCCGGGCAAGGACTACGCGGCCTGGCATGCCATCCGGCAGGCGCATGCCTGA
- a CDS encoding ABC transporter substrate-binding protein, with the protein MKLFLKPLAVALSAAALSGLAHADVKIGFMATMSGSAAALGQDMYDGFALALEQHGGKLGGQKIDLIKEDDQLKPDVGVQIVQKFIEKDKVDLVAGVTFSNVMMAIAKPLADADMTFVGSNAGPAPLAGKQCNKGFFFASWQNDEQAEVMGAYANDKGYKKAYLLAPNYQSGRDQIAGFKRLYKGSVAGEVYTQLNQPDYSAELAQLQAAAPDVVYVFYPGGMGVNFIKQYKQAGLLGKIPLVSASTVDGTTLPALKDTALGAVTGTFWGPDFDNATSKNFVAAFEKKYNRIPSQYAAQAYDSALLIDSALKKTGGKTADKQAFRNALRAADYASLRGAYKFDVNGYPIQDFHVFQVAKDSAGRVSLKTIATPLKAHRDAYVSECKY; encoded by the coding sequence ATGAAGCTCTTTCTCAAACCCCTGGCCGTAGCCCTGTCCGCGGCGGCCCTGTCGGGCCTGGCCCACGCCGACGTCAAGATCGGCTTCATGGCCACCATGTCGGGCAGCGCCGCGGCGCTGGGCCAGGACATGTACGACGGCTTCGCGCTGGCGCTGGAGCAGCACGGCGGCAAGCTGGGCGGCCAGAAGATCGACCTGATCAAGGAAGACGACCAGCTCAAGCCCGACGTGGGCGTGCAGATCGTGCAGAAGTTCATCGAGAAGGACAAGGTCGACCTGGTGGCCGGCGTGACCTTCTCCAACGTCATGATGGCCATTGCCAAGCCTCTGGCCGATGCCGACATGACCTTCGTCGGCTCCAATGCCGGCCCGGCGCCGCTGGCCGGCAAGCAGTGCAACAAGGGCTTTTTCTTTGCCTCGTGGCAGAACGACGAGCAGGCCGAGGTGATGGGCGCCTACGCCAACGACAAGGGCTACAAGAAGGCCTATCTGCTGGCGCCCAACTACCAGTCCGGCCGTGACCAGATCGCGGGCTTCAAGCGCCTGTACAAGGGCAGCGTGGCCGGCGAGGTGTATACCCAGCTGAACCAGCCCGACTACTCGGCCGAACTGGCCCAGCTGCAGGCGGCCGCTCCCGACGTGGTCTACGTGTTCTACCCCGGTGGCATGGGCGTGAACTTCATCAAGCAGTACAAGCAGGCCGGCCTGCTGGGCAAGATCCCGCTGGTGTCGGCCTCCACCGTCGACGGCACCACGCTGCCGGCCCTCAAGGACACGGCCCTGGGCGCCGTCACGGGCACCTTCTGGGGGCCTGATTTCGACAACGCGACCAGCAAGAATTTCGTCGCCGCGTTCGAGAAAAAGTACAACCGCATCCCCTCGCAGTACGCGGCGCAGGCCTACGACTCGGCGCTGCTGATCGACAGCGCGCTGAAGAAGACCGGCGGCAAGACCGCGGACAAGCAGGCCTTCCGCAACGCGCTGCGCGCCGCTGACTACGCGTCGCTGCGCGGGGCCTACAAGTTCGACGTCAACGGCTACCCGATCCAGGACTTCCACGTCTTCCAGGTGGCCAAGGACAGCGCCGGCCGCGTCTCGCTCAAGACCATCGCCACGCCGCTGAAGGCGCACCGCGACGCCTACGTGAGCGAGTGCAAGTACTGA